The following are from one region of the Myotis daubentonii chromosome 2, mMyoDau2.1, whole genome shotgun sequence genome:
- the GLIPR1 gene encoding glioma pathogenesis-related protein 1, with protein sequence MRVTLALTAWMVSVVSSYSYSANSLPDIDNEAFIKDCVRIHNKLRSEVKPAASDMLYMTWDPVLAQTAKAWARKCQFSHNVQLKTPRLLHPNFTSLGENIWSGSQSIFSVSSAITSWYNEVEYYDFKTRRCSKVCGHYTQVVWADSYKVGCAVQFCPKIIGLQFLNAAHFICNYGPAGNYPTWPYKKGSTCSACPQNDNCLDNLCVSTQRDKLTRYYSIVYPDWPIYLRNRSLSLFLIVSPLVLILAAIITILVKYKHLVLLD encoded by the exons ATGCGAGTCACCCTTGCTCTGACAGCCTGGATGGTTTCTGTGGTCTCCAGTTACTCGTATTCAGCAAACAGTTTACCAGATATCGACAATGAAGCGTTTATCAAAGACTGTGTTCGCATTCATAACAAGCTCCGATCAGAGGTTAAGCCGGCAGCCAGTGACATGCTGTACATG ACCTGGGACCCAGTACTAGCCCAAACGGCGAAAGCGTGGGCAAGAAAATGTCAGTTTTCACATAACGTACAGCTGAAGACACCCCGCCTGCTGCACCCGAATTTCACTTCACTGGGAGAAAACATCTGGAGTGGGTCTCAGTCCATCTTTTCTGTGTCTTCAGCCATCACAAGCTGGTACAATGAAGTTGAATACTATGACTTCAAGACTCGGAGGTGCAGCAAGGTCTGTGGCCATTACACTCAG GTTGTGTGGGCAGATAGCTACAAAGTTGGCTGTGCAGTACAATTCTGTCCTAAAATTATCGGCTTACAGTTTCTTAATGCTGCACATTTTATATGCAACTATGGACCAGC AGGAAATTACCCCACTTGGCCATATAAAAAAGGATCCACTTGCAGTGCTTGCCCCCAAAATGACAATTGTTTGGACAATCTGTGCG TTAGCACACAGCGAGACAAACTCACAC GTTACTACTCTATTGTGTATCCAGACTGGCCGATATATTTACGTAATAGATCcctatctctctttctcattgTTAGTCCACTAGTACTAATCCTGGCTGCTATTATTACCATCTTGGTCAAGTACAAACATTTAGTTCTTTTGGACTAA